The genomic window TACCTTGCTCTGATTCTCTCACCATCCCCAAGCATGGGACATTGAGTGCTACCTGTTGCTCTTTCatcccctttgtctttctccttaTTGCCAACTGGATTGTAACTCCTGCTTTTTATCAGGTCGTCACCGCCGGGTCCTGAGTCTCCTGGGCTGCACTTCTGCTGGTGTTTTCCTGGGAGCAGGGTTCATGCACATGACTGCTGAAGCCCTGGAGGGAATTGAATCAGAGATCCAAAAGTTTGTGAAGCAGGTGAGCAGCAGAGATGCTGAGCTGCAGGGCTGTGAAGCCAGAATAATGAACAGAACCgagggaagaaagggggaaaagtGATGGAGCCAGGGAGACAGGTGGAACAACAGGAAAGATGACAGCTCTTGGGTTGTGTGGAATGATGAAAACAGGTCAGATTGGGCTTTAAGGAGAGCAGTGCCGCTGAAGGGACAGAACTGGAATCTGAGCTGCTCCATCTCCATctaatttttgcttctttctccctaGAACAGGACAGAAAGTGAGGGAAGTTCTTCTGATGATGCTGATTCAGCTCAGGTAAGTGTCTGCCACCAGCCCCAACCTGGAGGGTGAGGAGGGGCAGAAACTCCTATACCCAGGCCCTTTTGAAGGGAATATGTGAGGAATACCAGGAATACCTTCTGCTCCTCAGCTCAGACattacagaggaaagagaagccaACCCAATCCTTTTGGGTTTAGGGAACCCCAGGAAAAGCTCTTGCTTTACTCTTTCATTCTCTGGACCCTTGACACGCTTCACGTTGTCTTCCCATATTTCTAACCCTATTGATATTGTGTCCCTAGTCCCTCTGGTATTCCTGTGTTGTGTTCCCATATCTACTCTGGGCTTCATTCCTCTACCCTTTGTATGTTCTATTACCACgttttccttctcttcagtcTCCCAATCCCATGTCCATCCAGTgcactttcttcccttcctctcccatctCACAGCCCCTCTTTCTGTTCCTAGACGGACTATCCCTATGGAGAGCTCATCATCTCCCTGGGCTTCTTCCTTGTCTTCTTTTTGGAGTCACTGGCACTGCAGTGCTGTCACGGAGCCTCTGAAGGATCACCAGTGCAGGAGGAGGAATGGGGCGGGGCTCATGTCCTTGGACTCCACAGCCATGGGACTCTCCCCTCACCCTCACGGGGTCCCCTTCGAGCCCTTGTCCTCTTGCTTTCACTCTCCTTCCACTCTGTGTTTGAAGGTCTAGCTGTGGGGCTACAGCCAACAGTAGCTGCTACCGTGCAGCTCTGTCTTGCTGTCCTGGCTCACAAGGGGCTTGTAGTGTTTGGTGTAGGGCTGCGGCTGGTGCGGATAGGCACTGGATCACGATGGGCCATGTTCTCCATACTGTCATTAGGTCTCATGTCTCCCCTGGGCCTTGCCCTAGGGCTGGCTGTGGCCCAAGGAGACTCTGAAGCGGGGCGAGGCTTAGCCCAGGCTGTGTTAGAGGGTGTGGCAGCTGGCACCTTCCTGTATGTCACCTTCTTAGAAATTCTGCCCCGGGATCTAGCTGGTCCTGAGGCCCCTCTAGCCAAGTGGAGCTGTGTAGCCACTGGTTTCGCCTTCATGGCATTTATTGCCTTGTGGGCCTGAGAGATTCCTGACTTTTCTGATGGACCTATCTAGGAAGACCTCCCTACCCCCAGGAGACACCTCCCAAATGGCTTTGGTCCTCAAATGTTTCTTGACCAAGACATCTACTAGGCATCATCCCCATGAACTGGACCCCAGCATTTCCTTACATGAGATCCTATTTCTCATCCAGCACTGAGAAAAGGATGTTTAGATTGAGTGCCTATAAATTGGAGAATTGACATAAAGACCATCACTCCAGATTTGACTCTTGTCCCATTTATACTACTGTGTGTAATAAATGTTCGTTTCACCCTTTCCCTTCAGCCGTACTATACTTTGTTCTCCGGGTTGCTTAGGAGCTGCCTGGTACAGGAAGTGGCGGAGTGGGGAGCGGGAAGGGTGAGTGTTGGGTGTAGTATTTTCTTCTGGAATCAGGGCTACTAGCCATTCTGTCAATTGCAGGCCATGGCCCCCAGGCCTGGGAACATAGCTGAAATTTCAGCAACCTGCTACCACCTCACCCAAAGGTGTTGAGAAACTGAGCCAGAGTTTCCAGCACTTAGAGAAAAGaggtttaaaaacagaaaccatggGGATCTAGATTTTTCCTACACTAACCAcacccaccccactcccagtACCTATTATCAGCCACCCACAATGTGTCCAACAGACTCTTTCGATCAGGCTAAATGGAGCCTAGTTCTATCTGGTTCCTATTTTTCACACTGAGCTCTGTATGGCCTCAGGGACATTATTGCTCTTCTTTGAGTTTCTGTCTCCTTCCAGCTGCCTTGTGCTGAGGGATTAAGAAGCAGTGTGTTTGGAAAGGGAGAAAGGCGCCAGATAAATGCCTAGGGTGATTACTTGGCTCTGCCACGACTTAGTGACGTTCCTTCTGCCTGCCTGCCCTACCTGCCACTGTGCCTCTGGCCCCTCCCCACCAGACCATAGGTCTTTCAGTTTGAGTAACCCCCTACAATGTGTTACTTGTCTTAAAAACTGCTAAGGACAAATACAGAAACTGATTATTTGGAATCGAGGAGGAGCAGGATGGCTATTGCCCAGCCCCTGACCCATGAGATGGAGCAGTGGCTCAGACTTAGTGGAGAAATCAGGAAAGAGAATGTGTGCCCAGTGAGCTCAATTCCTCTCACCAGCTTGCCCTTCTATTTTCAGTGTGGAAGCACAAGTGGCCTTAACATGGACTCCTCAGTTTCATTCTCGTCTCAGTCTCTCTCCTGTCCATCCCATTCCCTTCCTCATGAATTAAGATAGGCAAACCTCCTCACAAGCCCGGCTTACCCACTAGGAATCAGAGAGAAGGCAAGCTTCAggaaaaactaaatataaatgtCTGACACAGGAAATAATTTCCCTGAAGCaccattctattctgttttccCTTCAGTACTAAATGCACTCACATGTAATACACTCAGAACAGCGCCTGGTATGTAGTGATAATAATAGAGTTTCCACACTGAGCACCCGTTGTGTGCTAGGTCCTGTGCTATcgctttcacatatattatctcaccTTCCCAACCCTGGCAGGTAGATATTATCCCCATTGTAAGTCTAGGGAAGAGcattcagaaaagttaaataatgaTCACATAGCTATTTCGACACATGATAACATGATTCTAAGAAAGGCTCACTATAtagattttcttctccttccttattTATACCTCCTGTCTTATATGTTAGGGTCTCAGAAGAACATGGAGACACACTGGATAATTGAGGCAAGTTTAATAAAGGGATGATGTAGGAAAGTGTGGGCAAGGTTTGGACAAGGAATACCCTCACTCTCCTTCTACTCTTTGATCTACTGCTAATGTCTCTTGTTGGCCATACCCAAGCAGAAGCCAAAGGACAAAACTGTCTGTTTGGTGCACAGCAGATAGGTCAGCCACATGAGGCACAGGCCATAAGGAAATCTAGAAGGGCAACGAGAAGACGTCCAGCAGACCGTCAATTCTCTGCTGTTTTCAACTCAAGTGATCTTACCAGGACTTTGGAAGGCATGACTTAGAAGGGACACAATTATATAGACATTAGAGAACTATTTCTGGTATAGAGGGTTTGTGTGACTATAGAAAGGAGGCTTGAGGAGAAGTACATTAGACTCCAGGGTTCTTCATATATTTGAGTCACTGATGCTATCAGCATTTGAGGTAATGAGCAGAGGCTGGGAGATTTCAAGCAAGAGTGAGTCATGCACCTTTTGTGTCCTCCCATCCCAGAAGCCCTTAGAGTCCTCTTCAGCTGCCTCTGCTTTCAGCCattaatgctttcttttcttcccatgaccctttccttcccctttcccaaTATCCTTACCAACTAGGACCAAAACCATTTTTAGTTCGAACCATATTGTGTCAAGAGCTGGAATAAAGCTAAACAATGGCTCCACAGAGGGAACACCAAGATCAGGAAAAGCAACAATcttgatcatttttaaaagatatgaatCTCTAGCAAGGAGCCAGAGAGGACTATAAGGGAGCAGAAGATGGATGTGATTTCCAAATGAGCTTGAAATGAGGAAGGATGGAATGAGAACCataggaaaggagggagagctgAGTTAGTTGGGGTGTGGTGACTAGAAGCCAGATTCAGGAGTGAACCTTGATTCACTCAACCTTGAAAGAGAGGTTGCAACTGAAGAAAATTAGGATCATgagagttgaaaaataaaaagaggagggaaaatacacaagatggggaaaaaagataaaaggagaagCCAGTTGGAATAGTCACAAGAGAATTTATGTGGAAGAGTTTTCAAGTCTCCTCGACCCCTGTGCCCCTTTCCACCCCTCATTCTCCACACCCACACATGTACTTTTTATAcgtttaaacagaaaaaaacccagaagaatgaGACCTACAACTGCACTCCCACCTAGAGCCAGCTTTCTGGTTTTGCCACCAATAAATTGTTCTCTGAAGTAACCCTTTGGagctcccccccccccttttcctttGCTTACAAGCTGAGGATTGATTGGATATTGCAGTTCTAAGATGATAATTTGTGAAGAAAGGGAGATAGGGAACAACACCAAAGAGAAACCAGAGTTAGGGACTATCCTggagcagggcaggaggaggTCAGTCAGAGACCAATACGGGATCCAGACACACGAACAAAAGCCTAAGAGCTCCAGATTGCCTCTTGGGAGACAGTTCCTGCCAGCTCAGCCCTCCCCTGAAGGCAGATGCCCATGTCTTGCCTCTCTCACTATAGGAAACAGTCCCTGGCTCCTGGCTCTGGTCTGATGGAGCACAAGGAACAGCTGCTGGAATTGGAGTGGGTTGGTATGTGTGAGTGTGCCAACCAGCCAGGGGCCCTGACATCCCCCAACTGACCTGAGGGAGGAGCCCCTGGCCACTAGCAAAGGTGACACAAAAGGGGTGCAGCCAGGGGTTACGCCTCCAAGCCCCAGTCTGTGGGGATGCTTAAAAACACCACTTGTAGATCATTtcgtttttatttcagttttgttcTAAGTTGCTAGCTTCAGATTTGTTGAATGTCAAATAAAGAATGCTTTCTAC from Equus asinus isolate D_3611 breed Donkey chromosome 2, EquAss-T2T_v2, whole genome shotgun sequence includes these protein-coding regions:
- the SLC39A2 gene encoding zinc transporter ZIP2 isoform X1 — translated: MALKRRRCRARDCAWQGVWSFWFRSSGRREPEEGPPCRERAGIWGRAPVSCARLCNQRQHRTERGSLQTPEIQKSGHSRMEPLLGVKIGCLFALLTLTLVCGLIPICFKWFQINAATGRHRRVLSLLGCTSAGVFLGAGFMHMTAEALEGIESEIQKFVKQNRTESEGSSSDDADSAQTDYPYGELIISLGFFLVFFLESLALQCCHGASEGSPVQEEEWGGAHVLGLHSHGTLPSPSRGPLRALVLLLSLSFHSVFEGLAVGLQPTVAATVQLCLAVLAHKGLVVFGVGLRLVRIGTGSRWAMFSILSLGLMSPLGLALGLAVAQGDSEAGRGLAQAVLEGVAAGTFLYVTFLEILPRDLAGPEAPLAKWSCVATGFAFMAFIALWA
- the SLC39A2 gene encoding zinc transporter ZIP2 isoform X2, which produces MEPLLGVKIGCLFALLTLTLVCGLIPICFKWFQINAATGRHRRVLSLLGCTSAGVFLGAGFMHMTAEALEGIESEIQKFVKQNRTESEGSSSDDADSAQTDYPYGELIISLGFFLVFFLESLALQCCHGASEGSPVQEEEWGGAHVLGLHSHGTLPSPSRGPLRALVLLLSLSFHSVFEGLAVGLQPTVAATVQLCLAVLAHKGLVVFGVGLRLVRIGTGSRWAMFSILSLGLMSPLGLALGLAVAQGDSEAGRGLAQAVLEGVAAGTFLYVTFLEILPRDLAGPEAPLAKWSCVATGFAFMAFIALWA